A genomic stretch from Telmatocola sphagniphila includes:
- a CDS encoding DNA polymerase — translation MNIQIGNINYKFSPWKLSNGRIFSGPISIDTETLQIDRQRDWIAPPLVMAAAFSGNRGVFLPRESVADFLHCHSQNEIVFHNAAFDLTVLEEFDESLFKRADANRIWDTMILYKLYRLATAGDLADKESKLDDCALEILALSVPKDIRDDQGNDVRTSFGRWLGKPPSQIETVYLEYLARDVAITHMLYERLRGLIESELQTSREIWGRLSANRMNECLHKWGPLTHHIQLKASLALKGIHGNGLTLNRQECQAAVTYFQTELETHLKILRAEGYLGSGKGSQESLQKILKRVEKDIGVQLPRTQKSTDQKDRISTSEDSLQEYANRSPFLNSLFLSKRFESLLKLLTSRMDRPTLHPSFQFLVRSGRTSSFGDLNAQNLPRDHRVRRCFVPSPGHYLVKADYKMIELVALAEAIQSQFGKSSRMAEEINKGTDLHKLVAAQVLQISPEQVTKADRAKAKPINFGTPGGMGARSLAHYAKTSYEVEMTEQEAEKFRDGYFALFPEIREFLASDIPLQIAQYLNLTPAEWKIFNPKAHTWKNTTADENTPCPILGGMCLKVLGQQEPRSQKGILYSPEYLDFFWTSLNKVATELENPQLRLQIIQRTPSVELRNAMISLAGTTAFVTLSGRIRARASYTQRHNGIFQGIAADGAKLALWNLFRANYRIVNFVHDEMLIEVPESRDPEEAKEHISQIMVRAMKEVLPNMRVEVDIQHGSSWAMEEGDSQVPSVRISPASPGQIPTAKADTPKGSGAVKTSSVA, via the coding sequence ATGAACATTCAAATTGGCAATATTAATTATAAATTTTCCCCATGGAAACTGTCTAATGGTCGGATATTCAGTGGTCCTATTAGTATCGATACTGAGACGTTACAAATCGATCGCCAGAGAGATTGGATAGCGCCACCATTGGTAATGGCTGCAGCTTTTAGTGGTAATCGGGGTGTCTTTCTCCCGCGGGAAAGTGTGGCAGATTTTCTCCACTGCCATTCCCAAAACGAGATCGTCTTTCATAATGCAGCCTTCGACCTAACGGTTCTAGAGGAATTTGATGAAAGCCTGTTTAAGCGCGCGGATGCAAATCGGATCTGGGACACAATGATTCTGTACAAGCTTTATCGGCTAGCCACGGCCGGTGATCTTGCCGACAAAGAATCGAAATTGGACGATTGTGCCCTAGAGATTCTTGCCCTTAGCGTCCCGAAAGACATCCGAGATGACCAGGGGAATGATGTTCGAACATCCTTCGGCCGCTGGCTTGGAAAACCTCCAAGTCAGATCGAAACAGTCTATCTGGAATACCTCGCGCGGGATGTTGCAATTACGCACATGCTTTATGAAAGACTACGCGGTTTAATTGAAAGTGAATTGCAGACTTCTCGGGAGATCTGGGGAAGGCTGTCGGCAAATCGCATGAATGAATGTCTTCACAAGTGGGGTCCTCTAACCCACCATATCCAGCTGAAAGCATCACTGGCTCTTAAGGGTATCCACGGTAACGGCCTAACGCTTAATCGCCAAGAATGCCAAGCCGCGGTGACCTATTTTCAAACCGAACTGGAAACCCACCTCAAAATTCTTCGGGCGGAAGGGTATCTCGGATCTGGCAAAGGCTCTCAGGAGTCGCTACAGAAAATCTTGAAACGCGTCGAAAAAGATATTGGCGTCCAGCTTCCCCGTACTCAAAAGTCTACCGATCAAAAGGATCGTATCTCAACTTCGGAAGATAGCCTTCAGGAATATGCCAATCGTTCACCTTTTTTGAATTCTCTTTTTTTATCCAAGCGATTCGAGAGCTTGCTAAAGTTACTGACCAGCCGCATGGATCGGCCGACCCTTCATCCATCCTTCCAGTTTTTGGTACGGAGTGGTCGTACGAGTTCGTTCGGCGACCTCAACGCTCAAAATCTCCCCCGCGATCATCGTGTCCGTCGCTGCTTTGTTCCTTCCCCCGGACATTACCTGGTCAAGGCCGATTACAAAATGATCGAATTGGTTGCCTTGGCGGAGGCAATTCAGAGCCAGTTTGGTAAATCCTCTCGAATGGCCGAAGAGATAAACAAAGGAACTGATCTTCACAAACTTGTTGCCGCTCAGGTCCTTCAGATATCTCCTGAGCAGGTGACGAAGGCAGACCGTGCCAAAGCAAAACCCATCAATTTTGGAACACCTGGCGGCATGGGGGCAAGATCTCTGGCTCACTACGCTAAAACATCCTACGAAGTGGAGATGACGGAGCAGGAGGCGGAAAAGTTTCGGGATGGCTACTTTGCTCTTTTTCCGGAAATTCGAGAATTTTTAGCTTCTGATATCCCTTTGCAAATCGCCCAATACTTGAATCTGACACCTGCTGAGTGGAAGATTTTCAATCCAAAAGCCCATACTTGGAAGAACACAACGGCGGACGAGAATACTCCCTGCCCGATACTCGGCGGCATGTGCCTTAAAGTTTTAGGTCAGCAAGAACCTCGGAGCCAGAAAGGTATCCTTTATAGTCCCGAATATCTCGACTTCTTCTGGACCAGCTTGAATAAAGTTGCCACTGAGTTAGAAAACCCTCAACTTCGACTGCAGATTATCCAGAGAACCCCTTCCGTTGAATTGAGGAATGCTATGATATCGCTTGCCGGTACGACGGCCTTTGTGACCCTTAGTGGTCGAATACGAGCTCGTGCGAGCTATACGCAAAGGCACAATGGGATTTTCCAGGGTATTGCGGCCGACGGAGCAAAACTGGCTCTGTGGAATCTATTCCGGGCTAACTACCGAATAGTGAATTTTGTTCATGATGAAATGCTTATCGAAGTCCCCGAGAGTCGAGATCCCGAGGAAGCGAAAGAGCATATCAGCCAAATCATGGTGCGGGCCATGAAGGAAGTTCTTCCCAACATGCGAGTCGAAGTGGATATTCAACATGGAAGTTCATGGGCCATGGAGGAAGGCGACTCTCAAGTGCCTTCCGTACGTATTTCGCCTGCCAGCCCTGGACAAATTCCGACCGCAAAAGCTGATACTCCAAAAGGAAGTGGAGCCGTGAAGACGTCGTCGGTTGCCTGA
- a CDS encoding metallophosphoesterase family protein, translated as MQNVNKTLRQEPPSADGIDRRGMLQCMAWVGTGLVWSVAGGVATSRVFGQKPTVKPTFSFVQISDSHLGFARDPNKDVAGTLQQTIARINALAEPPAFVLHTGDLTHLAKPAEFDAVAELLKEVKASKVLYVPGEHDFDGDGNQEYLKRYGKGTEGRGWYSFDHQGVHFIGLVNVANSKSGSGGGLGVIGKEQLEWLEKDAAGLKDSNPIVVFAHVPLWMVHEKWGWGTRDSEQALKILKRFGSLTVLNGHIHQVLQKVEGKVTFHSARSTAFPQSEPGKGTPGPIRDLAAGKLKSTLGLSEVLYVAGNSSLAIVDSTLE; from the coding sequence ATGCAGAATGTAAACAAAACGCTTCGACAAGAACCCCCGTCCGCCGATGGCATCGACCGCCGGGGGATGCTCCAGTGCATGGCGTGGGTAGGCACCGGACTGGTCTGGAGTGTGGCGGGCGGGGTGGCTACTTCACGCGTTTTCGGCCAGAAACCGACTGTGAAACCGACGTTCTCGTTCGTTCAGATCAGCGACAGCCACCTCGGGTTCGCCCGCGACCCGAACAAAGATGTTGCTGGCACGCTCCAGCAGACGATCGCCCGGATCAACGCTCTTGCTGAACCGCCCGCTTTTGTTCTGCATACGGGTGACCTGACGCACCTCGCCAAGCCGGCCGAATTCGATGCCGTGGCGGAACTCCTCAAGGAAGTCAAAGCCAGTAAGGTGCTCTACGTCCCCGGCGAACACGATTTCGACGGGGACGGCAACCAGGAGTACTTGAAACGGTATGGGAAAGGCACGGAGGGAAGGGGGTGGTACAGTTTCGACCACCAAGGGGTCCACTTCATCGGCCTCGTCAACGTGGCGAACTCCAAATCGGGCAGTGGCGGCGGACTGGGTGTTATCGGAAAGGAACAATTAGAGTGGCTGGAGAAGGACGCGGCCGGACTCAAGGACAGTAACCCTATCGTCGTGTTCGCCCACGTCCCGCTCTGGATGGTCCACGAGAAATGGGGCTGGGGCACGAGAGACTCCGAGCAGGCGCTCAAGATCCTAAAGCGGTTCGGTTCGCTCACGGTACTCAACGGCCACATTCACCAGGTGTTGCAGAAAGTGGAAGGGAAGGTGACCTTCCACTCCGCCCGCTCGACCGCGTTTCCTCAATCGGAGCCCGGTAAGGGAACGCCGGGGCCGATCCGCGACCTTGCGGCCGGGAAACTCAAATCGACGTTGGGGTTGTCAGAGGTCCTCTACGTGGCGGGAAACAGTTCGCTCGCTATCGTGGATTCTACGCTCGAATAA
- a CDS encoding DUF6304 family protein: protein MVELTLGEPLTTGQMNQDRLKLCLKVNDQSYSSEGKTGWFEGEMLNLQSKLPPGIFMKACINCAFSDYSPYGHGLFGSMICFRANKVGHLALPLGEDFDKDDYFDVMDTVSEIVQETHLCPEFERRVPGTGYRG, encoded by the coding sequence ATGGTCGAGCTTACCCTCGGCGAGCCGCTGACCACGGGCCAAATGAACCAGGACCGGCTCAAGCTCTGCCTGAAGGTCAACGATCAGTCATACTCCTCGGAAGGAAAGACCGGCTGGTTCGAGGGCGAGATGCTGAATCTTCAAAGCAAATTGCCGCCCGGCATATTCATGAAAGCGTGCATCAACTGTGCCTTCTCGGATTACAGCCCCTATGGTCATGGCTTGTTCGGAAGTATGATCTGCTTTCGAGCGAACAAGGTTGGCCATCTTGCCCTCCCTTTAGGTGAGGACTTCGACAAGGACGACTATTTTGATGTGATGGATACCGTGTCAGAAATAGTTCAGGAAACCCATCTCTGCCCGGAGTTTGAACGGCGTGTGCCTGGGACGGGTTATCGTGGGTGA
- a CDS encoding sigma-70 family RNA polymerase sigma factor — MELPERRQFEQATLPHLDAAYNLARWLTQDEHAAEDVVQEAFLRAARYFGSFRGGDGRAWLLGVVRRASFDWLSKQRSPGTLLYSEDIHDRGDESSNPVFLAIRKCEEALVRQALEELAPQLREVIVLRELEGLSYQEIAAVTEVPIGTVMSRLSRGRHQLHRLLTASPEGEPK, encoded by the coding sequence TTGGAACTCCCTGAGCGGCGGCAGTTTGAACAAGCCACACTGCCACACCTGGATGCCGCCTACAACCTGGCCCGGTGGTTGACCCAGGACGAACATGCAGCCGAGGACGTCGTCCAGGAAGCCTTCCTTCGTGCTGCGCGGTACTTTGGGAGTTTTCGAGGAGGAGACGGTCGCGCGTGGCTCTTGGGTGTGGTTCGCCGGGCATCCTTCGACTGGCTGTCCAAGCAGCGGTCGCCAGGAACTCTGCTCTACAGTGAAGACATTCACGATCGGGGCGACGAATCATCGAATCCCGTTTTCCTGGCCATTCGTAAGTGCGAGGAAGCCCTCGTCCGGCAGGCGCTGGAAGAATTAGCACCGCAACTGCGGGAGGTGATCGTACTGCGCGAACTCGAAGGATTGAGTTACCAGGAGATCGCGGCCGTAACAGAAGTTCCAATCGGCACGGTCATGTCGCGACTTTCCCGAGGTCGCCATCAACTTCACCGACTGCTGACAGCTAGCCCCGAAGGGGAGCCGAAATGA
- a CDS encoding anti-sigma factor family protein codes for MNCQEVQVLLHPYSDDELDLVRHVEIEEHLSGCQECSVQVKHLQSLRATVSSASLYHRAPARLRARVQLPFPKQRRSPRRAVLAAGVLFLIGVSATVGMILSRTGTSADDRFAESVVAGHVRSLQVNHLTDMPSTDRHTVKPWFRGKLDFSPQVADLTPQGYSLAGGRLDYLTDRPVAALVYYRRFHVINLFTWPAGDENEKAVLGLARQGYNIRYWQRAGMSYWVISDLNEQELDDFVRLFQEHSEVLQR; via the coding sequence ATGAATTGTCAAGAAGTCCAAGTCCTGCTCCACCCTTATTCCGACGACGAACTGGACTTGGTTCGGCACGTTGAAATCGAAGAACATTTGTCGGGATGCCAGGAATGCTCCGTTCAAGTGAAGCATCTGCAGTCACTTCGAGCGACGGTCTCGTCCGCATCGCTATACCACCGAGCTCCGGCCAGACTACGCGCTCGCGTTCAACTCCCCTTTCCCAAGCAAAGACGGTCCCCACGCCGCGCTGTCCTCGCCGCGGGAGTCTTATTCCTGATCGGGGTGTCCGCCACCGTCGGTATGATCTTGTCCCGGACAGGAACGTCCGCCGATGACCGATTCGCGGAGTCGGTAGTAGCCGGTCACGTCCGTTCACTTCAGGTTAATCATTTGACGGACATGCCGTCCACCGACCGGCACACTGTGAAACCCTGGTTCCGGGGAAAGCTAGACTTCTCTCCGCAAGTCGCCGATTTGACCCCGCAGGGATACTCGCTTGCTGGTGGTCGTTTGGATTACCTGACTGATCGACCGGTCGCCGCCCTCGTCTACTACCGCCGCTTTCATGTCATAAACCTGTTCACTTGGCCCGCAGGCGACGAAAACGAGAAAGCAGTGCTGGGGCTGGCCCGGCAGGGATATAACATCCGTTACTGGCAGCGGGCCGGCATGTCCTATTGGGTGATATCGGACTTGAATGAGCAGGAACTAGACGACTTCGTGCGGTTATTTCAAGAACACTCCGAGGTATTGCAGAGGTGA